In Zingiber officinale cultivar Zhangliang chromosome 9B, Zo_v1.1, whole genome shotgun sequence, the genomic window ttacaaatgaaaaacaatCAATATTCATATGTTCGATAAATTATCGagtataaatatttaatataaacacCAGGGCCAGTGCCTGCGCCTGCGTGCTTACAGAGAACAATGTTGGGAGCATAATTGAGAATTGAGGTTAAATCTCCTTATCAGAGCTCGGTCTGGCATTACATGTTGGATCATATACCAAAGAATGACCATCTCTAGGCTGCTTCAGAAGAAGGAATACCATGATAGGCGTGTGAGTGTTCTGAACTCACCGGGTTAGCATGATACTGACCATAGAAGGCATACATCACAATTGAGATCAAGCTGACTATGACGAATCTGAACCATGCTTCTTCATGAAGCTGCAGCACCATCAAAAAGAGCATTAGCCACAGTTTGTTGTGACAAACAAATTgcaaaatggaaaaaataatatttagtccGCTGAAAGAGGTTTAAATGGAATTGAGAAGCTAACATGAAACATGAAAAAGTTTAGGAAGCTAACCTGTGCAAACAAGAACATATTGAAGAAAACAGAAACTATAGGGATAACAGGAACCGCGGGACAAGAGAAGCCAGGGGGATCTGTGTAATCCTGCAGATGCAGAGATGTTGTCAAACACAAGAATTTCAAATACTCATGGCATGAAATTAAGTTGGAAAGCAACTTTGGTATTTCAATTAAATATGACATGTTCCAATAACAAATGCTTGATCCAGAATTACATCTTGCATTATCTTCCGTTTTAATAGATTCAACTTCTATATCTATAAAATCTATTGGCGCAAACCAAGGGGAAAGGGTGTCTacctatgataaaaaaaataaaaataaaaatctattGGTGCCTATGGACATTGTCTTTATtcaacatattttctctcattttattATCTATTGGAACTATACCTAATTGTTATCATTTTATCATGTAATAATAATATACAAGTAGAAAAAAGAAAATTCTAGACAAAAAGCTATATATCACTCACTTGTCGGAACTGTAGAGCAGCTGCTCCAAGAACTGCTATTATTATAGCAAATATCATAAGCATAATTGAGGCATTGAAGCGGTAGCACAGTCCAGCAATAAAACCACAGAAAGCAATTGCAACAAGACAAATAGTGCCTTCAGATTGAGAAGTAATATATTTTTGAGAAACTTGATTGGTCACTTTGTCCTTCCGTCGAAGTGTTATTACACATGCTGAAACAACTGAATAGCCAGTCTGCTCCATGGGAAAACCAAAGAATGAGAGAAGTATATCTATACTGCCACAGATTCATCTCAAATAGCAATCATATGATAAACTGGATAATGTAAAAAAGAGTTGAATTGTTGGTGGTAAGGACATACCAGGGTACCAACTGAGAGAATGTGAGACAACTGATGAACATTAAACAAACCAGCCATAATAGTGGCAACAATACCAACCCAGACCTGAGAATGGATAGGAGTATGGCGCACTAGATGCACCTTAGAAAAAATAGCAGGGAGCAAGCCATCCCTTGCAAGCCCAAGATACAAGCGGGACTGTTCATTGTAAACAATTATGCATTTAGTTTTTGACTAAAATATTTGAATTGTAGATAAGGTAGTAGCTCAACCACCTGAACATATAAACCAACAAGAAGGGTTGTAGTGAGGCCAGCCACAGCTCCAATGCTGATTAACACAGTAACAAATTTCAAACCTTTAGCAGTAAATGCCTCAGCTAAAGGGGCTTCCTCACCAAGAAATTGGTATGGAACCATTCCGGTTATTACTAAGCAGACGGCAACATAGAGCATTGCACATACTAGAAGGCTTGCTAGAATGCCAATAGGCAAATCCCTCTTCAAGAAAAAAAGGGAAAGTGGTAAAGAATTTAAGATTTAATGATTCTGTAATTTACTGCTACTGTTTCTCTGATACAAATAATGAACTaccaaattttgaaccaaatttAAAACCCAACAAACAAAATGGATGCTTAGATGTAAGATACCTGGGGTTTTTTTGATTCTTCAGCAGAGTTGGCCACAGCATCAAATCCAACATAAGAGAAGAATACAACTGTTGCTCCTGTGACAATTGCTTTAAAACCATTTGGGGCAAATGGGGACCAATTTGATATATCCACTTCAAAAGCACCAGCAAATATCACAATAATGACAATGACTACCTGTAATATATCTCACAACATCAATTATCATGGACAATTATATTCTTCTTTTGATGAGCAATACCTTATGCAACCCAAAGAAAATGCTTGATAGTAGCTTGAAGAGTAAGgtaaataaatttctaaggttAAGTGAAAATCATAGGGAAATACAATCATTTTCAGAGAAAATGATAACAGCTTATGTACAATATCAGTTGTATTtaacaaaagaaatgaaacaGCAGAAAAATACCACCAACACCCTGTGAAATTTATAGAAATCATAACTTACTCTTTTTTTTTCCATAAAATTCTGTTTGATTTCCATTAAAATAAAGATAGAACAACAAATTCTAAAATTGTTGATATGCAATATTCATATCTGTACAAGTTTTCATTCTCTGACTATCTAATTAATCCTATTCATTTTtgttggaaaaaataataaattcattACTTGTTTTAATATATGGCATTGTATTTGAACATAATATTTACATATAGTGAAATAGTGATAAATCTAATGAATACAATTACGTTTTTTTCTCCCAACTAGGAATCAGAAGCTTCAGAATATCCAACTCTTATATCCTGTCCTCGCTCCCAGCCTCCCACTCTTCCCCTAGTGTTGTTTACCACCTTGTTATGGCTTTCTCTATCTGTTATGGAAATTCAATTAGATGCAGCTCGCTTGGTGATGGCTGACCTTGTGGTTTGTTTTTGTTCAAACCTGTGTTTTCGTTCGTTTCTTGACCAAGTTGCTATTGACTTACTCAGTTGGCAGTCGGCACATTTCCATTCAAAACCTTCTTTGAACTATTGAGACATTCAACACcttgtaatttttttaataaaaggtACCattcttattaatgaacttagttcTATATTCCATGTTATTTAAATTTGCACAGCACACATTTGGGAACTGAGCTTGATCTCATTCCTATTCTATACCGTGTCCTGCTAAAATTGTGATTCACTGTGATaatctatgtttttttttgttatgcTCACTGTGACATGCCATTCATAAACTATTGTTTACATGAAATTCATCAAACATGCACATTCCTTTTGTGGCCAAATTCTGAACAACAATAGCATATGATACAACAAAACCATATAACCATATACCCTAGAAACTGAAAAGAAActagtgaaaaaaaaaactagaaagtTCAGCATCTAATTCTGGTGGCTATCAAAGGTATGAAAAGCCAAAGAAAAGACAGTGTATCCCACTGTTTAGCAATTATTCAGTCATAATACACAAGCATTTGCATACACACTGTCACAGAGGATACTAGTTAGTTATGATATACAATTCTCAAGTATCAGCATGAGCTGAGATTGCTTTGAAGGGTACAAAATAAATATCCTAACTATAGAGTACCTTTAAGTGAGAAACAATGGACCTGCTCATAAAAAAGCTTAATGACAACATTTGTACAA contains:
- the LOC122024768 gene encoding cationic amino acid transporter 9, chloroplastic-like gives rise to the protein MVSPVAATSSGGRSSFAGFWSSARRRKSIGVPSDGSDNSGGLVRSLGLFDLILLGIGASIGAGIFVVTGTVAHDAGPGVTVSFALAGAACVLNALCYAELSSRFPAVVGGAYLYTYAAFNELTAFLVFTQLMLDYHIGAASIARSLAGYFVSLLELLPFFKGHFPSWIGHGGIEFFGGVVSINILAPILLVILTVILSCGVKESSVVNSFMTATKVVIVIIVIFAGAFEVDISNWSPFAPNGFKAIVTGATVVFFSYVGFDAVANSAEESKKPQRDLPIGILASLLVCAMLYVAVCLVITGMVPYQFLGEEAPLAEAFTAKGLKFVTVLISIGAVAGLTTTLLVGLYVQSRLYLGLARDGLLPAIFSKVHLVRHTPIHSQVWVGIVATIMAGLFNVHQLSHILSVGTLTGYSVVSACVITLRRKDKVTNQVSQKYITSQSEGTICLVAIAFCGFIAGLCYRFNASIMLMIFAIIIAVLGAAALQFRQDYTDPPGFSCPAVPVIPIVSVFFNMFLFAQLHEEAWFRFVIVSLISIVMYAFYGQYHANPVSSEHSHAYHGIPSSEAA